One region of Fragaria vesca subsp. vesca linkage group LG4, FraVesHawaii_1.0, whole genome shotgun sequence genomic DNA includes:
- the LOC101295326 gene encoding protein VAC14 homolog: MADALTVIPAGVLRNLADKLYEKRKNAALEIEGIVKQLTVAGDHDKITAVINLLTTEFTYSPQANHRKGGLIGLAAATVGLTSEAAQHLEQIVPPVLNSFSDQDSRVRYYACEALYNIAKVVRGDFIIFFNQIFDALCKLSADSDANVQSAAHLLDRLVKDIVTESDQFSIEEFIPLLRERMNVLNPYVRQFLVGWITVLDSVPDIDMLGFLPDFLDGLFNMLSDSSHEIRQQADSALSEFLQEIKNSPSVDYGRMAEILVQRAASPDEFTRLTAITWINEFVKLGGDQLVPYYADILGAILPCISDKEEKIRVVARETNEELRAIKADPAEGFDVGAILSIARRQLSSEWEATRIEALHWISNLLNRHRPEVLTYLNDIFDTLLEALSDSSDQVVLLVLEVHACIAKDPQHFRQLVVFLVHNFRVDNSLLEKRGALIIRRLCVLLDAERVYRELSTILEGESDLDFASIMVQALNLILLTSSELSGLRDLLKQSLVNPSGKDLFVSLYASWCHSPMAIISLCLLSQTYQHASTVIQSLVEEDINVKFLVQLDKLIRLLETPIFAYLRLQLLEPGRHMWLLKALYGLLMLLPQQSAAFRILRTRLKTVPTYSFGGEQPRRTSSGNPYQILQHMSGGSQVTEDGDINPNQDSKFSHHGINFTARLQQFEQMQQQHRQHSKVQAQLRSNSTSSPTQQDVQRPEELSQTSSDVNRPPSRSRKGPGQLQL; encoded by the exons ATGGCCGACGCTCTCACTGTGATTCCGGCGGGCGTGCTCCGGAACCTGGCGGACAAGCTCTACGAGAAGCGCAAGAATGCTGCTCTCGAG ATTGAGGGAATCGTGAAGCAGCTCACGGTGGCCGGCGATCATGATAAGATTACGGCGGTGATCAATTTGCTGACTACGGAGTTTACTTACTCACCGCAGGCGAATCACCGCAAG GGAGGATTGATAGGGTTAGCTGCTGCAACAGTTGGGTTGACCAGTGAAGCTGCTCAGCATCTTGAG CAAATCGTGCCTCCTGTGCTTAATTCCTTTTCTGACCAAGATAGCAGAGTTCGTTATTATGCTTGTGAAGCACTATACAATATTGCAAAG GTTGTACGAGGAGATTTTATCATATTCTTCAATCAGATTTTTGATGCCTTGTGCAAGCTTTCAGCAGACTCAGATGCTAATGTTCAAAGTGCTGCTCATCTTTTAGATCGGCTTGTAAAG GATATTGTTACTGAAAGCGACCAGTTCAG CATTGAAGAATTTATACCATTACTGAGGGAGCGCATGAATGTTCTAAATCCCTATGTCCGGCAGTTTTTGGTAGGGTGGATCACTGTTTTAGACAGTGTTCCAGATATTGATATGCTGGGTTTCCTTCCCGACTTTCTTGATG GCTTGTTTAATATGTTAAGTGATTCAAGCCATGAGATAAGACAACAGGCTGATTCAGCTCTCTCAGAGTTTCTCCAAGAGATCAAGAACTCCCCA TCTGTAGATTATGGACGCATGGCTGAAATACTGGTGCAGAGGGCTGCTTCTCCTGATGAATTTACACGTTTAACAGCTATCACATGG ATAAATGAGTTTGTAAAACTTGGTGGGGACCAGCTTGTTCCCTACTATGCTGATATATTGGGAGCAATTTTGCCCTGCATATCCGATAAAGAAGAGAAAATCAGAGTG GTTGCTCGCGAAACCAATGAAGAGCTCCGTGCCATTAAGGCAGATCCAGCTGAAGGGTTTGATGTTGGAGCAATCCTCTCTATTGCAAGGAG GCAACTATCTAGTGAATGGGAGGCTACTAGAATCGAAGCATTGCACTGGATTTCCAACCTTCTAAACAGACATCGTCCTGAG GTGTTGACGTATCTGAATGACATATTTGACACCCTTTTGGAAGCACTTTCAGATTCTTCTGATCAG GTGGTTCTCCTGGTTCTAGAGGTTCATGCATGCATAGCGAAAGATCCACAACACTTCCGCCAGCTTGTCGTCTTTCTTGTTCATAATTTCCGTGTAGATAATTCTCTTCTGGAGAA GCGTGGTGCTTTGATAATTCGCCGACTTTGTGTGCTTTTAGATGCTGAAAGGGTTTACCGAGAACTGTCTACTATATTAGAAGGAGAGTCAGACCTGGATTTTGCATCTATTATGGTTCAG GCTTTGAACTTGATTCTACTTACATCTTCCGAGTTGTCTGGCCTTCGAGATCTTTTGAAACAATCACTTGTGAATCCATCAGGGAAGGACTTATTTGTTTCCTTATATGCTTCATGGTGTCACTCACCTATGGCAATTATAAGCCTCTGCTTGTTATCTCAG ACATATCAGCATGCGAGTACTGTGATTCAGTCTCTGGTGGAGGAAGATATAAATGTCAAATTTTTAGTCCAGCTGGACAAATTGATTCGGTTACTGGAAACTCCAATCTTTGCATATCTTAGATTACAG CTTCTGGAACCTGGAAGGCATATGTGGCTATTAAAAGCTTTGTATGGTCTTCTGATGCTACTTCCTCAG CAAAGTGCCGCCTTTAGAATTCTACGGACTCGTTTAAAAACTGTACCTACGTACTCATTTGGTGGTGAGCAACCCAGGCGAACTTCGTCAGGGAATCCCTATCAGATCCTACAACACATGTCAGGTGGATCACAGGTCACTGAGGATGGCGACATAAACCCAAACCAGGACAGCAAGTTTTCCCATCATGGAATAAACTTCACTGCAAGACTGCAACAGTTTGAGCAAATGCAGCAGCAGCATCGCCAGCATTCAAAAGTCCAGGCACAACTACGCAGCAATTCCACATCTTCCCCAACGCAACAG GATGTGCAAAGACCTGAAGAACTCAGCCAAACTTCATCAGATGTGAATAGGCCTCCTTCTAGATCTAGGAAAGGCCCGGGGCAGTTACAATTATAA
- the LOC101304381 gene encoding E3 ubiquitin-protein ligase RING1-like: MGVPEDEHPLIVHKIFIVVKAAISPVDPVVVFLSECTVFVSDVTVSEPSGRIPASRSSIQALEPVTVFDSSLSTCAICLDGFDGKPITRLPCTHHFHVDCIVQWLEIDHVCPYC, translated from the coding sequence ATGGGTGTGCCGGAAGATGAACATCCTTTGATTGTTCACAAGATATTCATCGTGGTTAAGGCTGCTATATCCCCTGTTGACCCTGTTGTAGTGTTTCTGTCAGAATGCACAGTGTTTGTGTCCGACGTCACTGTGAGCGAACCATCTGGGAGGATTCCTGCCAGCAGATCCTCAATCCAGGCTTTGGAGCCAGTGACAGTTTTCGATAGTAGTCTTAGCACCTGTGCTATCTGTTTGGATGGTTTTGATGGAAAACCAATTACTCGGTTGCCCTGCACACACCATTTTCATGTCGACTGCATTGTTCAGTGGCTGGAGATTGACCACGTGTGTCCCTACTGCTGA
- the LOC101295617 gene encoding E3 ubiquitin-protein ligase RNF115-like isoform 2, producing the protein MDTMFFYIHKAVQRRAVGLIGSCEEDKMFISLNLYKSTGRHRVNSSPIILDHIAKIAQADFPVKFSRLKQQLCDNNKDTNSEYEKLICEHLNNIGVREAEHPAILHKIFQVVEAAVSPVDAVVVLVSELTVSERNAIPASRTAIQGLERVTVIDIDGSSHTSCSICLEDFEHQEPITRLPCTHHFHINCIVQWLEVDHLCPLCRYPMPIEELQLIIPANHSFRSSLL; encoded by the exons ATGGATACCATGTTTTTCTATATCCACAAAGCGGTGCAAAGAAGGGCAGTTGGGCTGATAGGCTCATGCGAGGAGGACAAGATGTTCATCAGTTTGAATCTGTACAAGTCCACCGGACGGCACCGTGTGAACAGCTCTCCAATCATTTTGGATCACATTGCTAAAATAGCCCAAGCAGATTTTCCGGTAAAGTTTTCTCGTCTCAAGCAGCAATTGTGTGACAACAACAAGGACACTAACAGTGAGTATGAAAAGCTGATATGCGAGCATCTGAACAACATTGGTGTGCGGGAAGCTGAGCATCCTGCTATTCTTCACAAGATATTCCAAGTTGTTGAGGCTGCCGTCTCCCCAGTCGACGCTGTTGTAGTGCTTGTGTCTGAGCTCACTGTGAGCGAACGGAATGCGATTCCTGCGAGCAGAACAGCCATCCAGGGCTTGGAGCGAGTGACAGTAATTGATATCGATGGCAGCAGTCATACCAGCTGTTCTATATGTTTGGAGGATTTTGAACACCAAGAACCCATTACTCGGTTGCCCTGCACACACCATTTTCATATCAACTGCATTGTTCAGTGGCTGGAGGTTGACCACCTGTGTCCCCTTTGCCGATATCCGATGCCGATAGAAGAACTTCAGTTAATAATCCCTGCAAATCACTCTTTTCGGAGCTCT TTATTGTGA
- the LOC101295617 gene encoding E3 ubiquitin-protein ligase RNF115-like isoform 1 encodes MDTMFFYIHKAVQRRAVGLIGSCEEDKMFISLNLYKSTGRHRVNSSPIILDHIAKIAQADFPVKFSRLKQQLCDNNKDTNSEYEKLICEHLNNIGVREAEHPAILHKIFQVVEAAVSPVDAVVVLVSELTVSERNAIPASRTAIQGLERVTVIDIDGSSHTSCSICLEDFEHQEPITRLPCTHHFHINCIVQWLEVDHLCPLCRYPMPIEELQLIIPANHSFRSSVCVRIIVLCVLLGILLGLMIALFFLFTAGN; translated from the coding sequence ATGGATACCATGTTTTTCTATATCCACAAAGCGGTGCAAAGAAGGGCAGTTGGGCTGATAGGCTCATGCGAGGAGGACAAGATGTTCATCAGTTTGAATCTGTACAAGTCCACCGGACGGCACCGTGTGAACAGCTCTCCAATCATTTTGGATCACATTGCTAAAATAGCCCAAGCAGATTTTCCGGTAAAGTTTTCTCGTCTCAAGCAGCAATTGTGTGACAACAACAAGGACACTAACAGTGAGTATGAAAAGCTGATATGCGAGCATCTGAACAACATTGGTGTGCGGGAAGCTGAGCATCCTGCTATTCTTCACAAGATATTCCAAGTTGTTGAGGCTGCCGTCTCCCCAGTCGACGCTGTTGTAGTGCTTGTGTCTGAGCTCACTGTGAGCGAACGGAATGCGATTCCTGCGAGCAGAACAGCCATCCAGGGCTTGGAGCGAGTGACAGTAATTGATATCGATGGCAGCAGTCATACCAGCTGTTCTATATGTTTGGAGGATTTTGAACACCAAGAACCCATTACTCGGTTGCCCTGCACACACCATTTTCATATCAACTGCATTGTTCAGTGGCTGGAGGTTGACCACCTGTGTCCCCTTTGCCGATATCCGATGCCGATAGAAGAACTTCAGTTAATAATCCCTGCAAATCACTCTTTTCGGAGCTCTGTATGTGTTCGGATCATTGTTCTCTGTGTTTTGTTGGGTATTTTGTTGGGTCTGATGATTGCTTTGTTCTTTTTATTCACCGCTGGCAATTGA
- the LOC101296370 gene encoding eukaryotic translation initiation factor 6-2-like, with translation MATRIQFENSCEIGVFSKLTNAYCLVSIGGSESFYSTFESELADVIPVIKTSIGGTRIIGRLCAGNKNGLLLPHTTTDQELQHLKNSLPDQVVVQRVDERLSALGNCIACNDHVALTHTDLDRETEEMIADVLGVEVFRQTIAGNILVGSYCAISNKGGLVHPHTSVEDLDELSTLLQVPLVAGTVNRGSEVIAAGMTVNDSTAFCGSDTTATEVSVIESVFKLRESQPSAIVDEMRKSLIDSYV, from the exons ATGGCTACCA GAATCCAATTCGAGAACTCGTGCGAGATCGGAGTGTTCTCGAAGCTGACGAACGCGTATTGCTTGGTCTCGATCGGAGGCTCCGAGAGCTTCTACAGCACATTTGAGTCGGAACTGGCTGACGTCATCCCCGTCATCAAGACCTCCATCGGAGGCACTCGTATCATCGGTCGTCTCTGTGCTG GGAATAAAAATGGGCTGCTTTTGCCTCACACCACCACTGATCAAG AGTTACAGCATCTGAAGAACAGCTTGCCTGATCAAGTTGTTGTTCAGCGCGTCGACGAGAGGCTATCTGCACTTGGTAACTGCATTGCGTGCAATGATCATGTTGCTCTTACACATACTGATCTCGATAGG GAAACTGAGGAGATGATTGCAGATGTTCTTGGAGTGGAAGTGTTTAGGCAGACAATTGCCGGGAATATTCTTGTAGGCAGTTACTGTGCTATCTCCAACAAAGGTGGCTTG GTTCATCCTCATACATCCGTGGAAGACTTGGATGAACTTTCAACACTTCTTCAGGTTCCTCTTGTAGCCGGTACAGTCAACCGTGGTAGTGAAGTGATAGCTGCCGGCATGACGGTGAATGACTCGACAGCATTCTGTGGCTCGGACACCACAGCAACGGAAGTCTCGGTTATCGAAAGCGTTTTCAAGTTGAGAGAGTCCCAACCTAGTGCCATTGTGGATGAAATGAGGAAATCCTTGATAGACAGTTATGTTTAA
- the LOC101296090 gene encoding ankyrin repeat-containing protein At2g01680-like — translation MDSKSVRFLTHQCFFSSVRSGDLDAVSQLVEKLDGQPSDASSSSSSVADLMAMKNDAGETALYVAAENNLEEVFGYLLRFCDVEVAKIRSKVDMNAFHVAAKKGHLGIVKALVAKWPELCKVCDSTNTSPLYSAAVQEHLDVVNTILDADISSMWIVRKNGKTALHTAARYGYLKIGQALIERDPGIVCIKDKKGQTALHMAVKGQCTSIVEEIILADHSILNERDKKVNTALHMATRKCRPEIVCLLLSFKDVDVNAINNHHETAMDLADKLQYGAARSEIIEALSEVGGKYARHVGQVDEAMLLKRTVSDIKHEVHSQLIQNQTTQRRVSGIAKELKKLHREAVQNTNNSITVVAVLFASIAFLAIFNLPGQYFDGPEAGKARIADEVGFQVFYLLNATALFISLAVVVVQITLVAWDTRAQQQVVSVVNKLMWAACACTCGAFLGIAFVVVGKDSSWMAITITAVGAPILIGTLASMCYFVFRQHFGSFRRDSQRRIKRATGSKSFSWSYSANISDLDDEYNSDIEKIYAL, via the exons ATGGACTCCAAGTCGGTCCGGTTCCTGACCCACCAGTGCTTCTTCTCCTCCGTTCGATCCGGCGACCTCGACGCGGTGTCGCAGCTGGTGGAGAAGCTTGACGGGCAGCCGTCGGATGCGTCGTCGTCGTCGTCCTCGGTGGCTGATCTGATGGCGATGAAGAACGACGCAGGCGAGACGGCGCTGTATGTGGCGGCGGAGAATAATCTGGAGGAGGTGTTTGGGTACTTGCTTAGGTTCTGTGATGTGGAGGTGGCTAAGATCAGGTCCAAGGTTGACATGAACGCTTTTCATGTTGCTGCTAAGAAAGGCCATTTGG GAATTGTGAAGGCGCTGGTGGCAAAATGGCCTGAGCTGTGTAAAGTCTGTGACTCGACAAACACTAGTCCTCTTTATTCAGCTGCTGTCCAGGAACATTTGGATGTAGTCAACACCATCTTGGATGCGGACATCAGCTCAATGTGGATAGTGAGGAAAAATGGTAAAACTGCATTGCATACAGCTGCAAGGTATGGGTACCTCAAGATTGGGCAAGCGCTTATTGAAAGAGATCCAGGAATAGTGTGTATAAAGGATAAAAAGGGTCAAACCGCGCTGCACATGGCTGTAAAAGGTCAGTGTACTTCAATTGTAGAGGAGATAATACTTGCTGATCACTCTATACTGAACGAACGTGACAAGAAAGTCAATACAGCTCTGCATATGGCAACAAGGAAATGCCGTCCAGAG ATAGTGTGCCTTCTGTTGAGTTTCAAGGATGTTGATGTCAATGCAATCAATAATCATCATGAGACTGCCATGGATTTGGCAGATAAACTACAATATGGAGCTGCTCGATCAGAAATTATAGAAGCACTGTCGGAAGTTGGTGGCAAGTATGCAAGACATGTTGGACAAGTGGATGAAGCAATGTTACTCAAGAGAACTGTGAGTGATATTAAGCATGAGGTGCACTCACAGTTGATACAAAATCAAACAACTCAGCGAAGAGTTTCTGGTATTGCCAAAGAACTAAAGAAACTTCATAGAGAAGCTGTCCAGAACACCAACAATTCTATCACAGTCGTTGCTGTTCTTTTTGCCTCAATAGCCTTCTTGGCCATTTTTAACTTGCCTGGCCAATATTTTGATGGACCTGAAGCAGGGAAGGCCAGGATAGCGGATGAAGTTGGTTTCCAAGTATTCTACCTATTGAATGCCACAGCTCTCTTCATTTCTCTTGCTGTCGTGGTGGTTCAGATCACTTTGGTGGCCTGGGACACAAGGGCGCAGCAGCAAGTCGTGTCAGTCGTCAACAAACTTATGTGGGCCGCTTGTGCATGCACTTGCGGCGCTTTTCTGGGGATAGCTTTTGTGGTTGTTGGAAAAGACAGTTCATGGATGGCCATCACAATCACAGCCGTGGGAGCACCAATCCTCATTGGCACTCTTGCAAGCATGTGCTACTTTGTTTTCCGACAACACTTTGGGTCATTCCGGCGTGACTCCCAGAGACGCATCAAAAGGGCAACCGGAAGCAAGTCCTTCTCGTGGTCCTACTCTGCCAATATCTCGGATCTCGACGATGAATACAACTCCGACATTGAGAAAATCTATGCTCTGTAA
- the LOC101304670 gene encoding cyclin-T1-4-like, whose translation MSRSWYFTSKELEHNSPSRRDGITLAKESQLRSEYCSHIQKVCQNLRLPNFTVATAMLLCHRFYARQSHAKNCCHTVASACVLLASKVQDTPRAVKDVMHVVYGREIQDQINEMMKNYKIKNPHDVTKCDEYAIKIVELLKRDKRELIMAAERLVLKTIGFDLDVELPYKALAAALKRLTSDVVPGLAEVAWSLVEEWLKTSLCLQYKPRYIAVGSVVVAARVLKLKLPAGEKWLEELGVLPEVLDEVVRGMQSKICKQKTKETIRVVSFYEIITCRPLDRQIARPNDLTA comes from the coding sequence ATGAGTCGCAGCTGGTACTTCACCAGTAAAGAGTTGGAGCACAACTCCCCATCTCGCCGCGACGGCATCACCTTGGCCAAAGAGTCCCAACTCCGGTCTGAATACTGCTCCCACATTCAGAAGGTCTGTCAGAATTTGAGGCTGCCTAACTTCACCGTAGCCACTGCAATGTTGCTGTGCCACCGCTTCTACGCTCGTCAGTCTCACGCCAAGAACTGCTGCCACACTGTGGCATCTGCCTGCGTTCTTCTCGCCAGCAAAGTCCAAGACACGCCTCGAGCAGTTAAAGACGTCATGCACGTCGTTTACGGCCGTGAGATACAGGACCAGATCAATGAGATGATGAAGAATTACAAGATCAAAAACCCTCACGACGTTACAAAATGTGACGAGTATGCCATAAAGATAGTTGAGCTTTTGAAGAGGGATAAGAGAGAGCTCATCATGGCGGCGGAGCGGCTAGTGCTGAAGACAATCGGGTTTGATCTTGATGTCGAGCTTCCTTACAAGGCTCTCGCGGCGGCGTTGAAGAGGTTGACGAGTGATGTAGTCCCCGGCCTAGCTGAGGTGGCGTGGAGCCTTGTGGAGGAGTGGCTCAAGACATCACTATGCTTGCAGTACAAGCCAAGATACATTGCGGTTGGGTCAGTTGTTGTGGCTGCTAGGGTTTTGAAATTGAAGCTACCCGCGGGTGAGAAGTGGCTCGAGGAGCTCGGTGTTTTGCCGGAGGTGTTGGACGAGGTCGTTCGCGGGATGCAAAGTAAGATCTGTAAGCAGAAAACAAAGGAGACCATAAGGGTTGTGAGCTTTTATGAGATCATTACTTGCCGGCCATTAGATAGGCAGATAGCAAGGCCTAATGATTTGACAGCTTAG
- the LOC101304964 gene encoding probable calcium-binding protein CML25-like yields the protein MGFKSLFSRKKKSTPSSAAAPLVMRSPSFATRAQIAELEQVFNKFDVNGDGKISSSELGAIMGSLGHPATEDELRSMILEVDADGDGFIDINEFVELNTKGIDSAEALQNLRDAFSVYDKDGNGSISAEELFEVLKSLGDECSLAECRKMIGGVDADGDGMINFEEFKVMMMIGSRHDNNAQPQ from the coding sequence ATGGGTTTCAAATCCCTCTTCTCCCGGAAGAAGAAGTCCACTCCCTCCTCCGCCGCCGCGCCCTTGGTGATGCGCTCGCCGTCGTTCGCCACCCGCGCGCAGATCGCCGAGCTGGAGCAGGTCTTCAACAAATTCGACGTCAACGGCGACGGCAAGATCTCGTCGTCGGAGCTCGGCGCGATCATGGGGAGCCTCGGCCACCCGGCGACGGAGGACGAGCTCCGGTCGATGATCCTGGAGGTCGACGCCGACGGCGACGGGTTCATCGACATCAACGAGTTCGTGGAGCTCAACACCAAAGGGATCGACTCGGCGGAGGCGTTGCAGAACCTCCGGGACGCCTTCTCCGTCTACGACAAAGACGGCAACGGCTCGATCTCGGCGGAGGAGCTCTTCGAGGTGCTCAAGAGCTTGGGCGACGAGTGCTCCCTCGCCGAGTGCCGGAAAATGATCGGCGGCGTCGACGCCGACGGCGACGGTATGATCAACTTTGAGGAGTTTAAAGTGATGATGATGATCGGCTCTCGTCATGATAACAATGCTCAACCTCAGTAG